The genomic region TGGAAATCTACATGGATATGCGGCATCCATTGATTGTAAATCTTCAAACGTTGTCTTGTTTCTACCTGCGTTGCCCAGGCCCAGTCACGATTTAAATCAAAAAGATAATGATTAGGTCTTCCTCCGGGCCATGGCTCGTCATGCTCAGCAGAAAACTGACTAGTATTATAAGGAGTTGCTTTTACCTGGTTGTACCAGTTTGCATAACGGTCACGACCATCGGGATTGACACAAGGGTCAATGATTACCACTGTATTTTCCAGAAGTTCTCTCTTTACGGTAACCAGTTCATATAGAGTTTTCATTGCAGCCTCGGTACTGGAGGCTTCGTTACCATGTACATTGTAGCTTAGCCATACGATCGCTTTATCAGAAGTTTCATTAGCATCGGTTAGCCCGGCATTCGCAAAATGCTTCCGCTTGATGGACTCCATGTCCTGTATATTTTCTTCCGAAGAAATAATGGCATAAGTAAGTGGTCGACGTTCGTTGGTAAGGCCGTACTGCTGGTAATTTACCAGATCAGAATTTTCAGCTACATGCTCAAAATAGTCCACGACATTTGCGTGCCTGCTAAACTGAGAGCCCAATTCGTAACCAAGAAACTGCGACGGACTTTGAACCTCCTGTCCAGTTATTGTTGTAGTAATTACAATGAGAAAGAATAAAAAGAATCTGATTTTCAAAATTTTAGATTTTCAAAAGTGAATGCATCCAAAATTAAGTAAAAAAAGTCGCGATTTAATCCCAAACTTCATCCTGTAGCCAACTAGCAGCATTTTGCAGATATGGAACATAATTACAAGACTCATAATGCGTTAGACCAGGAGCTACTTCCAAAGTGACATTTGTGCCAGCCTCCTTGGTTGCAGCAACCCATTCCTGAGTTTCAGCAACAGCAAATAATTCGTCGTTCTCCCCATGAATAACATAGAGTGGAGTTTCTATGGTCCTAACACTGCCGTTAGAACTGAAAGTACTGTAACTGCTGGCCATTGGGATAGATGCAGTAAAGATTTCCGGATAAACTTCAGCATAGAACCAGCTGCCATTTCCACCATTACTGTAACCTGTTACCACGGTTTTATTTCTGTCAACATTCAAATATTTCTGAGTTAGATACATAAGACCGATAACGAGATCCTGGTTAAAAGCGCTGTTCCAAAGCTGCGTTCCTCCATTAGGACTTACAATAATTGGATCCAAGGCGGCGAATCCAGGCTCGGCATAACAGGCAGTGTTTTTATGAGCATTTGCATTTCCGCTTGCTGCACCATGAAGAGTTAGCACAAGAGGTCTTTCAGAAGACGAAGCATTTTCCGGGATGATCACTCTAAAATTCCATGAACTCCCGTTAAGGTTTTCCAGCGATACGTCGTTAATCCCTGGTTGCAGGTTCAAGGTCTGAAAATCTGCTTCAAGATCTTCAATGCTTCTGCGATCTGGTGTTGGAGCGTCATCATCACTCGAACATGATGTGAATGAAAATGTGATTAACAATACGAAAATTAGTCGTTTCAAGATCATGAGCTCCTGTTTTTGATTGATAACCGGAATTTATGAATTTTATAGATGTTAAGTTAATTGTAAAGAATAAATATGCGGCTGGTCTCGATTTAGTTTCCTTCCTAAAAGGTTTTATCTTTACGGCAATTATAAACAGGTTGATGTCTACAGATCATATAGCTTATCCCGATACCAATTATTTTACGCCATTAATCCTGGATTATCTTTCAGAAAAGGAAAGTCTTGGACATTTGTATCATCGTTTTCCTAAAATTGAAAATTTCAGGGCTCAGATCGATGAAAAATCCAAATCTTATAACAATTCTATTCGTAAGGATCTGGTGGAAGTTCTAAAAGAGCAGTATTCAGGTCTTAAAGTTTCTGAGATGACATCTGGCAACATCGATCTTTTATCTTCAGAAAAGACATTTACAGTGGTCACTGGTCATCAGCTTAATCTATTTACGGGTCCGCTTTATTTTCTTTATAAGATAGTTTCCACGATCAATCTTACCAGGAAGTTAAAAGAAAAACATCCGGAAAATAATTTTGTACCGGTATACTGGATGGCTACAGAGGATCATGATTTTGAAGAGATCAATTTCTTTAATCTACACGGAAAAAAATTCAAATGGAATAATGCCGAAAAGCGGGCAGGAGCGACTGCTGTTGGTAAGCTTTCTACGGAAGGGCTTGAGGAAGTTTTTAAGCTTTTTTCTGCTGAGATTGGTGGAGGAACTAATGCCGAAGAATTGAAGGAAATGTTCCAGAAAGCATATTTGGAGCACAATAACCTGACCGATGCCACGCGCTATCTGGCGAACAGGTTATTTGGCAAAGAAGGTCTGGTCATCATAGCAGCTGGAGATTCCCGATTAAAAAAGCATTTTTCCAGCCATATTAAGAATGAATTACTTGAGGAGTCTTCCTCAAAAGCGTCGCAAACTGCCATAGATTCTCTGGCAGAATTGGACTATAAAGTACAGGTAAATCCGCGAGATATCAATTTATTTTATCTTAACGAGGAGATCAGGGAACGTATCGTTAAAAGAGATGCTCGGTATTATGTTTATGAAACAGAGATAAGCTGGAGCAAAGAAGAAATACTTGCAGAAGTAGATGCACACCCGGAACGTTTTAGTCCAAATGTCATGATGCGACCACTCTACCAGGAAGTGCTGCTTCCAAATCTTTGCTATATAGGTGGAGGAGGCGAACTTGCTTACTGGTTGCAGCTAAAGAATTATTTTGAAGCTGAAGATGTGGTTTTTCCAATGTTATTACTTCGGAATTCAGCATTACTGCAAACTGCTAAACAAAATGCCAAACGCAGAAAACTCGATATTTCACTGAAGGAATTATTTCTGAAACAACATGAACTGATCAATCGCAAGGTTCGGAAAATCAGTAATATCAACATTGATTTTTCAGAACAGAAAGAGCATTTGATTCAGCAATTTCAACAAATGTATGAGCTGGCTGAGAAAACCGATAAATCTTTTATTGGTGCAGTAAAAGCGCAGGAAGTAAAGCAGCTTAAAGGTCTTGACAATCTCGAAAACCGGCTCCTGCAAGCTCAAAGAAGAAAACTAAAGGATGAAGTAGAGCGAATCGCCGCGCTGCAGAATGATCTATTTCCAAACAGAAGTTTGCAGGAGCGGCAAACAAATTTCTCTGAATATTACGATGAATACGGTCAGGAACTTATCGAGCGCCTTTTAGCAGAATTAGATCCTTTAGACGCAAACTTTAAAATTATCACTTTTGGAAAAGAATAGAATGCATACCATAGATATGGATCTGGTTGAAATGACGCTGGATGTTATGAAGTATGCCATTGATCGTATATCTAATGTAACTCCGGAACTTGGCGCACCGAAGAAGGAGGAAGAACTTTTAAGGTTGGTTGGAGAAACTATAACTCCGGAAGGTATTGGAGGTGAAAGTGCATTCCAGTTATTTAAGAACGTACTGGTCAAAGCAACGGTACCTATCGATCATCCAAGGCATCTGGCGTTTGTCCCTGCCGCACCAACCAGGGCTGCGATCATGTTTGACCTGGTGACTTCAGCTTCCAGTATTCATGGTTCTTACTGGATGGAAGGAGCCGGTGGTATTTTTTGTGAAAACCAGGCGATGAAATGGCTGGTAAGTTTAACCGGTCTACCGGAAACTGCCTTTGGTGTATTTACAAGTGGTGGTACAGCTGCAAATCTTTCAGCATTAGTTACCGCAAGAGAGGAGTGGAGAGAACAAAGGCCAGCTCACGCCAGAGAGAGAGCACTTTTGATCACTTCAACAGGAGCGCATTCTTCAATAAAATCCATGGCAAAAGTAATGGATGCAGATGTTCACCTGGTGAAGTCAGATGAAGAATTTTTATCGGGAACTGCACTTCAGAAGGAATTGGAAAATTTAAGTGAACAGGATAGAAACAGACTTTTCGCCGTGGTAGCAACGGGTGGAACAACCAATGCCGGGATCATAGATGATCTGGAAGGAGTGGTAAATATATGTGCCGAAGAAAATATCTGGTTACATGTAGATTGTGCTTATGGAGGTGGAGCGCTGGCTGCAGACTCGGTTAGACATTTGTTTAAAGGCATCGAGGAGGCAGACAGTATTACTATAGATCCTCATAAATGGCTGTTTTCACCTTACGATTGTGGCGCGGTGATCTACAAGAACCTGGAACTAGCGAAAAAAGCACATTCTCAAAAAGGCGCATATCTAGAAATATTTAAGGACGAGGGAGCACAAGGATTCAATCCTGCAGATTACCAGATCCAGCTTACCCGTAGATTACGCGGGATGCCATTATGGTTTTCACTGGCGATGCATGGTACTAACAAGTATAAAGAGGCCATCGAACGAGGGATAGAACTTGCAAATATTGCCGCTTCCAAAGTGGAACAGAATGATTTGCTTGAACTGGTACGTCCAGCAAGTTTATCTGTAGTCTTATTTAAAAGAAAAGGATGGTCTGCGGAAGATTACCGTGACTGGACCTACAAAAATCACAATTCAGGATTTGCATTGGTCACGCCGTCTCTGTGGAAGGATGAAAGCGTGGTTAGATTCTGCTTTATTAACCCTGATACTACTGAAGATGATATTGAGCAGATATTGGCTACTTTAGACTAATTGCTAATCTATTTCATATTCAAGCCGCATTGTTATCGATGCGGTTTTGTTTTTATCTGCCGTGTTATATGCACCACTCCAGCTAAAATCCTCGCCGCTATTCTGGCCGGTGATCTGAAACACACCCATATTGGCATTTTTTAGATCGCCTAGATTTTCTCCGGTGTTCGCTGCGATTTTCTCTGCACGTAGTCTGGCATCCTCCGTAGCTTTAGAGATCATTTCAATTTTGAGATCGGCTATTTTGGTATAGTAATACCTGGGAGGAGAGGAATTGAACTGGACGCCTTTATTTAGTAATTCTGTGATCTCACGTGACACATTTTCGATGAGCTCTACATTGCTACTTTCAATTTTCACAGGTTGGGTTAGTTCGTAACCCTTGAAAATACTACCCACATAATTACCATTTTGATACTGATTCTCTTGCTGCTCATTAGTTTGAACCGAGTTAAAGACAATGTTCTCATCCTTGATCCCTTTTCCTATGAGATAGGATCTGACAATATTTTTATCCTGATCAAGTTGATTATAAGCCGCTTCCAAATTTGGAGAATTTCTGCTGAATCTACCTTCCCACACTATCAGATCTGAAACAAAGTTTTCACTACCCGAACCCGTCACCGAAATGATACCATCGGGATTCGCTCTGGAAACGTAAGCATCACCCAGAAAATAGGCTGCAACCATGATCGCAATGGCAAAAATTATAGCACTTAAATATTTCATATTTGGCAGAGTCTTAATGCATTTTAAATATAGAAATTTTCCATCTTCCTTTGCCGGCTTTTTTACCTAAATTCCTATTTTTGCGCATGCAAAACAACGTACTCATCCTAGACTTTGGTTCGCAGTATACACAGCTTATCGCAAGGCGTGTTAGGGAACTGAACATTTACTGCGAGATCTATCCATACTCGAAAATTCCAGAAGATTTATCAGGTTTTAAAGCGGTTATCCTTTCAGGAAGTCCATTTTCTGTAAGAGCAGAAGATGCCCCGCATCCAGATCTTTCACAGATTAGAGGTAAATTGCCTATGCTGGCAGTTTGCTATGGAGCTCAATATCTTGCTCACTTTTTCGGTGGAAAAGTAGAACCTTCAGATACCAGGGAATTTGGAAGAGCGAATCTTTCAGTGATTAAGGATGCAGAATTGTTGTTTGAAGATATCAAAGAGAATTCACAGGTTTGGATGAGTCACAGTGATTCTATTATAAACCTTCCTGAAAATGCGGTTAGACTGGCGAGTACTTCAGATGTGCTGAATGCAGCTTACAGAATTGAAGGGGAAGAGACTTACGCAATCCAGTTTCATCCAGAAGTTTATCATTCCACAGATGGTAAACAATTACTGGAGAACTTTCTTGTAAAGATCGCTGGTACTGAGCAAAGCTGGACGCCTGGCGCTTTTGTTGATCTAACAATTTCAGAATTAAAGGAGAAAATTGGAGAAGACAAGGTAGTTCTGGGTCTTAGTGGAGGTGTGGATTCTACGGTTGCTGCCGTATTATTACACCAGGCTATTGGCAAAAACCTGTACTGTATTTTCGTTAATAATGGTCTTCTTCGGAAGAACGAATTCGAAAGTGTACTGGACCAGTACAAGGACATGGGGCTCAATGTAAAGGGAGTGGATGCTTCGGCACGATTTCTGGATGCATTGAAAGGTCTATCAGATCCTGAAGAAAAGAGAAAAGCGATCGGGAATACTTTTATTGAAGTTTTCGATGATGAAGCTCACGAGATCAAGGATGTTGTTTACCTGGCACAGGGAACTATCTATCCAGATGTGATCGAGTCGGTTTCAGTTAATGGCCCTTCAGTAACGATCAAGTCACATCATAATGTAGGAGGATTACCCGATTTTATGAAGCTGAAAGTGGTAGAGCCACTAAGAATGCTATTTAAAGATGAGGTAAGAAGAGTAGGAAAGGAACTCGGAATCGATAAGGTATTACTGGGCAGACATCCATTTCCAGGTCCGGGACTTGCGATTAGAATTCTTGGTGATATAACGGTAGAAAAAGTGCGAATACTTCAGGAAGTAGATCATATCTTTATACAGGGACTAAGAGACTGGATGTTGTATGACAAAGTTTGGCAGGCAGGAGCGATCTTACTACCCATACAGTCGGTAGGAGTCATGGGTGACGAAAGGACTTATGAACAGGTTGTAGCATTGAGAGCTGTGGAATCCACAGATGGTATGACTGCAGACTGGGTGAATTTACCTTACGAGTTCTTGCAAAAGACTTCGAATACAATAATTAACCGGGTGAAAGGCGTTAATAGAGTAGTCTATGATATTAGCTCCAAACCACCTGCAACTATAGAGTGGGAATAAAATCTCAAAAAAGATAAAAGAATGAAGTACCTATTTGTGTTATGTTTCCTTTTCCAGGTGATAAGTATGTCTGCAAACGCGCAGTCGTACAAATATCATACTGTGAAAAAAGGTGAAACTGTGTTTAGTATCTCCCAGTCTTACAGTATTGATGAGGAGGATATTTATAAATACAACCCGGAAGCAAAGAACGGGATAGGGATCGATGAGAAACTCGTTATTCCAATTTCTGAAAATAAAACTGAAGTATCTACAAATACAGAAACTTCAGCTACATCTGTATCTTTTAAAGAACACCAGGTAAAGAAAAAGGAGACGCTTTATAGTCTTTCCAAGGAATACGGCGTTAGTATCGATAATATTAAAAGGTATAATAAGCAGTTATATTCCAAGGAGCTCCAGATAGGCGAAACCATTCAAATTCCTGTGGGTAATATTCCTGCCCAAAATGTGGTGGTAACGAATACTCCGCAACCAGCATCACAAAATCAGTCAAAAGAAGCTCCGGTCGAGAAACCTGTAAATACTAAAGTTTCCAGTAGTTCGCAAAACTTCAAGACAAGAGAGCATATTGTACTTCCGCAGGAAACCAAATATGGGATTGCGAGAAAGTATGGGATGACACTTAAGGAGCTGGACGAGATGAATCCTAAAGTAGAAATATTACAGCCTGGAATGATGATTCGCGTTGGTACTGCTGTATTGGATGAGGAACCGGTGATCATTACGGATGATCGTTTTCGGTTTTATGAAGTGAAACCGCAGGAAACACTTTACAGACTGTCTAAAAAGTTTGAGGTATCTCAGGATTCTTTGATTAGATTGAATCCTGCACTAACTGAAGGATTGAAATTCGGGATGGTCCTTAAGGTTCCAAAAAAGGATGGAAATTCTGGAGATGATGAGAATGACCAGTATACTGGTATGGAAGCAGGTTCGCAGTCTAAAGTAGATCTAAAATCTTTTATCAATAATCGCGATACTAGGGAGATCGCTTTAATGTTGCCATTTCATCTCGACAAGATTGATGCCGATTCAATTCCTACCTACCGTAACGCTATTCTCAATGAAAGAGTGATACGAATTTCTCTTGATTTCCATAGTGGTGTTCTAATGGCTGTTGAGAAAGCGAAAAGCATGGGGATTTCTACAAAACTTAAGGTTTATGACACCAGAAGAAACACGGATGAAGCCTCAAACATTCTTAGAACCAATAACTTCGATAATGTAGATGCTGTAATAGGTCCGCTAATTCAGGATGTAACAGAAACTGTAGCTGGAGCGTTGGAGAACAGGAACATTCCTGTAATCAATCCGCTTAGTAATCGTAGTATGAAGGGCTACGGAAATTTATTCCAGTCCAGACCAAGCGAGGAATTCCTAAGATCTAAAATGGTCGACTATATCGCTAGAAACGCGACTGGAAAAAATGTTATTGTTATTGCCGACTCAAAATCTTACGCCATCAAAAATGAATTGATGAGTGCGGTACCTTCAGCGAGAACAGTAAACCCATCAGATAATTTTATTTCCGAAGCAAAACTGGCAGAAGTAATGTCTTCAGGAGAAAATTGGGTGATTCTGGAGTCTGAAAATATGAACCTTATAAGTAGTGTTGCTGCTGCTTTAAATAGGTTAACAAGAAATAATAAGATCACGTTACTTACTACCAATAAGAATAATGGTTATGAGAGCGATGTGATCTCCAACAATCATCTTGGAAAATTGAAACTTCATTATCCTTCAGTAGATAAAGAATTTGATACCCAGCAGGATGATGAGTTTGTAAAAGACTACGCTAAGAAATTCAAAGTTCAGCCAAATCAGTACGCGATGCGTGGATATGATCTAACAATGGATATCTTATTAAGACTGGCTTCTGCGGAAGATCTATACGAAAGCTTCGAAAAATACCCAGGTTATACAGAATATTATGAGAGCAAATTTCATTATTTGATGAAGCCCGAAGGTGGATACATCAATGATGCGATCTATATTTTAAACCTGAATGAAGATCTAACTATAACTGAAGCAAATGACCTCTAAAGTTACATACCTCGGAAATTTAAGAACAGAAGCTGAACATTTACAAAGTGGATCTAAAATGATCACCGATGCTCCTGTGGACAATCATGGAAAAGGGGAAGCTTTTTCCCCAACAGATACGGTGGCAACGGCACTTGCTTCCTGTATGCTTACGATTATGGGTATTAAAGCCAGTGATCATCAAATGGAAATTAAAGGTACTACCGCTGAGGTTACCAAGGTGATGACCGATAAGCCTCGAAGGATTTCGAAAATTGAGATCAATATAGTTGTAAAGGGAAGCTTT from Christiangramia sp. OXR-203 harbors:
- a CDS encoding dienelactone hydrolase family protein; this translates as MILKRLIFVLLITFSFTSCSSDDDAPTPDRRSIEDLEADFQTLNLQPGINDVSLENLNGSSWNFRVIIPENASSSERPLVLTLHGAASGNANAHKNTACYAEPGFAALDPIIVSPNGGTQLWNSAFNQDLVIGLMYLTQKYLNVDRNKTVVTGYSNGGNGSWFYAEVYPEIFTASIPMASSYSTFSSNGSVRTIETPLYVIHGENDELFAVAETQEWVAATKEAGTNVTLEVAPGLTHYESCNYVPYLQNAASWLQDEVWD
- the bshC gene encoding bacillithiol biosynthesis cysteine-adding enzyme BshC, whose translation is MSTDHIAYPDTNYFTPLILDYLSEKESLGHLYHRFPKIENFRAQIDEKSKSYNNSIRKDLVEVLKEQYSGLKVSEMTSGNIDLLSSEKTFTVVTGHQLNLFTGPLYFLYKIVSTINLTRKLKEKHPENNFVPVYWMATEDHDFEEINFFNLHGKKFKWNNAEKRAGATAVGKLSTEGLEEVFKLFSAEIGGGTNAEELKEMFQKAYLEHNNLTDATRYLANRLFGKEGLVIIAAGDSRLKKHFSSHIKNELLEESSSKASQTAIDSLAELDYKVQVNPRDINLFYLNEEIRERIVKRDARYYVYETEISWSKEEILAEVDAHPERFSPNVMMRPLYQEVLLPNLCYIGGGGELAYWLQLKNYFEAEDVVFPMLLLRNSALLQTAKQNAKRRKLDISLKELFLKQHELINRKVRKISNINIDFSEQKEHLIQQFQQMYELAEKTDKSFIGAVKAQEVKQLKGLDNLENRLLQAQRRKLKDEVERIAALQNDLFPNRSLQERQTNFSEYYDEYGQELIERLLAELDPLDANFKIITFGKE
- a CDS encoding pyridoxal phosphate-dependent decarboxylase family protein, coding for MHTIDMDLVEMTLDVMKYAIDRISNVTPELGAPKKEEELLRLVGETITPEGIGGESAFQLFKNVLVKATVPIDHPRHLAFVPAAPTRAAIMFDLVTSASSIHGSYWMEGAGGIFCENQAMKWLVSLTGLPETAFGVFTSGGTAANLSALVTAREEWREQRPAHARERALLITSTGAHSSIKSMAKVMDADVHLVKSDEEFLSGTALQKELENLSEQDRNRLFAVVATGGTTNAGIIDDLEGVVNICAEENIWLHVDCAYGGGALAADSVRHLFKGIEEADSITIDPHKWLFSPYDCGAVIYKNLELAKKAHSQKGAYLEIFKDEGAQGFNPADYQIQLTRRLRGMPLWFSLAMHGTNKYKEAIERGIELANIAASKVEQNDLLELVRPASLSVVLFKRKGWSAEDYRDWTYKNHNSGFALVTPSLWKDESVVRFCFINPDTTEDDIEQILATLD
- a CDS encoding SIMPL domain-containing protein gives rise to the protein MKYLSAIIFAIAIMVAAYFLGDAYVSRANPDGIISVTGSGSENFVSDLIVWEGRFSRNSPNLEAAYNQLDQDKNIVRSYLIGKGIKDENIVFNSVQTNEQQENQYQNGNYVGSIFKGYELTQPVKIESSNVELIENVSREITELLNKGVQFNSSPPRYYYTKIADLKIEMISKATEDARLRAEKIAANTGENLGDLKNANMGVFQITGQNSGEDFSWSGAYNTADKNKTASITMRLEYEID
- the guaA gene encoding glutamine-hydrolyzing GMP synthase; this encodes MQNNVLILDFGSQYTQLIARRVRELNIYCEIYPYSKIPEDLSGFKAVILSGSPFSVRAEDAPHPDLSQIRGKLPMLAVCYGAQYLAHFFGGKVEPSDTREFGRANLSVIKDAELLFEDIKENSQVWMSHSDSIINLPENAVRLASTSDVLNAAYRIEGEETYAIQFHPEVYHSTDGKQLLENFLVKIAGTEQSWTPGAFVDLTISELKEKIGEDKVVLGLSGGVDSTVAAVLLHQAIGKNLYCIFVNNGLLRKNEFESVLDQYKDMGLNVKGVDASARFLDALKGLSDPEEKRKAIGNTFIEVFDDEAHEIKDVVYLAQGTIYPDVIESVSVNGPSVTIKSHHNVGGLPDFMKLKVVEPLRMLFKDEVRRVGKELGIDKVLLGRHPFPGPGLAIRILGDITVEKVRILQEVDHIFIQGLRDWMLYDKVWQAGAILLPIQSVGVMGDERTYEQVVALRAVESTDGMTADWVNLPYEFLQKTSNTIINRVKGVNRVVYDISSKPPATIEWE
- a CDS encoding LysM peptidoglycan-binding domain-containing protein, encoding MKYLFVLCFLFQVISMSANAQSYKYHTVKKGETVFSISQSYSIDEEDIYKYNPEAKNGIGIDEKLVIPISENKTEVSTNTETSATSVSFKEHQVKKKETLYSLSKEYGVSIDNIKRYNKQLYSKELQIGETIQIPVGNIPAQNVVVTNTPQPASQNQSKEAPVEKPVNTKVSSSSQNFKTREHIVLPQETKYGIARKYGMTLKELDEMNPKVEILQPGMMIRVGTAVLDEEPVIITDDRFRFYEVKPQETLYRLSKKFEVSQDSLIRLNPALTEGLKFGMVLKVPKKDGNSGDDENDQYTGMEAGSQSKVDLKSFINNRDTREIALMLPFHLDKIDADSIPTYRNAILNERVIRISLDFHSGVLMAVEKAKSMGISTKLKVYDTRRNTDEASNILRTNNFDNVDAVIGPLIQDVTETVAGALENRNIPVINPLSNRSMKGYGNLFQSRPSEEFLRSKMVDYIARNATGKNVIVIADSKSYAIKNELMSAVPSARTVNPSDNFISEAKLAEVMSSGENWVILESENMNLISSVAAALNRLTRNNKITLLTTNKNNGYESDVISNNHLGKLKLHYPSVDKEFDTQQDDEFVKDYAKKFKVQPNQYAMRGYDLTMDILLRLASAEDLYESFEKYPGYTEYYESKFHYLMKPEGGYINDAIYILNLNEDLTITEANDL
- a CDS encoding OsmC family protein: MTSKVTYLGNLRTEAEHLQSGSKMITDAPVDNHGKGEAFSPTDTVATALASCMLTIMGIKASDHQMEIKGTTAEVTKVMTDKPRRISKIEINIVVKGSFGEKERKILENAALTCPVYHSLHADIEKPVNFKYS